From the genome of Maribacter algicola, one region includes:
- a CDS encoding sugar nucleotide-binding protein, with amino-acid sequence MEKKKVLILGGSGFLGNAIYKELCNYFDTYGTYFNARRSFENNQQFFRFNHEEDDIYDVLESVKPQIVISALRGNFAAQIVTHQHLVEYIGQRNCKLYFLSSANVFDAYSKYPSYENDKTLSESIYGRLKIKIENMLMRLPKDKTGILRIPMVFGNHSPRVREMKNLILNNEPIEVFPNLILNVTNDDKLTQQIHYLINRNKTGIFHLGSTDLVHHEDFVKEVLERVGKFNPIIKRVYTTNEDRYLAVLPKSNLLPKNLRFTYQEIIDHHIIK; translated from the coding sequence TTGGAAAAAAAGAAGGTCTTAATATTAGGGGGAAGCGGTTTCCTTGGTAACGCCATATATAAGGAACTCTGCAACTATTTTGATACCTATGGAACGTATTTCAACGCTAGAAGGTCTTTTGAAAACAACCAACAATTTTTTAGGTTCAATCATGAAGAAGATGATATTTATGATGTTCTGGAAAGCGTAAAGCCACAGATAGTCATCTCTGCTTTAAGAGGTAATTTTGCGGCCCAAATCGTCACGCACCAACACCTAGTGGAATATATTGGCCAAAGAAATTGCAAACTTTATTTCCTTTCTTCGGCAAATGTTTTTGATGCTTATAGTAAGTATCCATCCTACGAAAACGACAAAACACTTTCTGAAAGCATTTATGGCAGGTTAAAGATCAAGATAGAAAATATGCTGATGCGCTTGCCAAAAGATAAAACGGGAATTCTAAGGATACCCATGGTATTTGGCAATCACTCGCCCAGGGTACGTGAGATGAAAAATCTTATTTTAAACAACGAGCCGATAGAGGTTTTCCCTAATTTGATATTAAATGTGACCAATGATGACAAGCTAACCCAGCAAATTCATTATCTTATCAATAGAAATAAAACAGGAATTTTTCACCTTGGGAGTACGGACTTGGTACATCATGAAGATTTTGTAAAAGAGGTCTTGGAACGTGTGGGTAAATTCAACCCTATTATTAAAAGAGTTTATACCACCAATGAAGACAGGTATCTGGCAGTGCTTCCAAAATCCAACCTACTTCCCAAGAATTTGAGATTCACATACCAGGAAATAATTGACCATCATATTATAAAATAA
- a CDS encoding YebC/PmpR family DNA-binding transcriptional regulator, producing the protein MGRAFEFRKARKMKRWSAMSKAFTRIGKDIVMAVKEGGPDPDSNSRLRAVIQNAKAVNMPKDNVERAIKRASDKSLGDYKEVLFEGYAPHGIAILIETATDNNTRTVANIRSYFNKCNGSLGTSGSVEFMFDHTCNFRIPADGIDPEELELEMIDFGAEEVFVDDDGILIYAPFESFGAIQKELENRGIEILSSGFERIPQVTKPLSEEEAADVEKLLEKIEEDDDVQNVYHTMEE; encoded by the coding sequence ATGGGAAGAGCTTTTGAATTTAGGAAAGCACGTAAAATGAAGCGATGGTCGGCAATGTCCAAAGCCTTTACACGAATAGGCAAGGATATTGTAATGGCAGTAAAAGAGGGAGGACCAGATCCGGACTCCAACTCTAGACTTAGGGCCGTGATTCAAAATGCCAAAGCGGTAAACATGCCCAAGGACAATGTGGAGCGTGCCATCAAAAGAGCAAGTGATAAAAGTCTTGGAGATTATAAAGAGGTATTGTTTGAAGGCTATGCACCCCATGGAATCGCTATTCTTATTGAAACCGCAACGGACAATAATACCAGAACCGTTGCCAACATTAGAAGCTATTTTAACAAATGCAACGGTAGTTTAGGAACCTCCGGCTCCGTGGAATTTATGTTTGACCATACCTGTAATTTTAGGATTCCGGCAGACGGCATTGACCCAGAGGAGCTGGAATTGGAAATGATAGATTTTGGGGCCGAAGAAGTCTTTGTAGATGATGACGGCATTTTAATCTATGCTCCCTTTGAAAGCTTTGGTGCGATACAAAAAGAATTGGAAAATAGGGGAATCGAAATCCTATCCTCCGGTTTTGAGCGCATACCCCAGGTCACCAAGCCCTTGAGTGAGGAAGAGGCCGCCGACGTTGAAAAATTACTAGAGAAAATCGAGGAAGATGATGACGTTCAGAACGTCTATCATACCATGGAAGAGTAA
- a CDS encoding 4a-hydroxytetrahydrobiopterin dehydratase, which yields MEKFTDKQIYDYLSQLDGWEYVDGAIETTFEFKDFKEAFSVMTRIAFECEAQGHHPDWSNVYKTVNIRLSTHEANGVTEKDFVLARSIEDIIESD from the coding sequence ATGGAAAAATTTACGGACAAACAGATTTATGACTACCTCAGCCAACTGGATGGCTGGGAATACGTGGATGGAGCAATCGAGACCACTTTTGAGTTCAAGGATTTTAAGGAAGCATTTTCGGTCATGACACGAATAGCTTTTGAATGTGAGGCGCAAGGCCATCACCCTGATTGGAGCAATGTATATAAAACGGTAAACATTCGTTTAAGCACCCACGAAGCCAATGGCGTTACGGAAAAAGACTTTGTACTGGCAAGAAGCATCGAGGACATAATTGAAAGTGATTAA
- the gcvT gene encoding glycine cleavage system aminomethyltransferase GcvT, which translates to MKNTALTKTHEQLGAKMVPFAGYNMPVSYEGVNVEHETVRNGVGVFDVSHMGEFLISGPGALDLIQKVTSNDASKLTIGRAQYSCLPNETGGIVDDLIVYKIKEEQYLLVVNASNIDKDWAHISKYNTDFKADMRNLSDDYSLLAIQGPKAVEAMQSLTSVDLSQIKFYHFEVADFAGIEYVIISATGYTGSGGFEIYCKNSEVQQVWDKVFEAGVDFGIKPIGLAARDTLRLEMGYCLYGNDINDETSPIEAGLGWITKFTKDFVNSEALEKEKEKGPERKLIGFELDERGIPRHDYDIVDADGNKIGIVTSGTMSPSLGKGIGLGYVPTEFSAIGGKIHIQIRKNSVPATVVKLPFYKG; encoded by the coding sequence ATGAAAAATACAGCATTAACAAAAACCCATGAGCAATTAGGTGCCAAGATGGTACCATTTGCAGGATATAACATGCCAGTTTCATACGAGGGCGTAAATGTGGAACATGAAACGGTTAGAAACGGTGTTGGTGTCTTTGATGTTTCGCACATGGGTGAATTTTTGATCAGCGGTCCCGGCGCACTGGACTTGATACAAAAGGTGACCTCCAACGATGCTTCCAAATTGACAATAGGCAGGGCCCAATACAGTTGTTTGCCCAATGAAACCGGGGGTATTGTGGACGATTTGATTGTTTACAAGATCAAGGAAGAACAATATCTTTTGGTGGTCAATGCTTCCAATATAGATAAGGATTGGGCACATATTTCGAAGTATAATACCGATTTCAAGGCTGACATGCGAAATCTATCCGATGATTATTCGCTGCTGGCCATACAAGGTCCAAAAGCAGTGGAAGCCATGCAATCTTTGACTTCCGTTGACTTGTCACAAATCAAGTTCTACCATTTTGAAGTGGCCGATTTTGCCGGTATAGAATATGTAATCATCTCAGCAACGGGGTATACGGGTTCCGGTGGTTTTGAGATCTATTGCAAGAACAGTGAGGTGCAACAAGTTTGGGACAAGGTTTTTGAGGCCGGTGTAGATTTTGGTATCAAACCGATCGGTTTGGCAGCTAGGGACACCTTACGATTGGAAATGGGCTACTGTTTGTATGGAAACGATATAAACGATGAAACTTCCCCAATTGAAGCAGGCTTGGGATGGATAACCAAGTTCACCAAGGATTTTGTCAATAGCGAAGCTCTGGAAAAGGAAAAAGAAAAAGGGCCCGAAAGAAAGCTTATTGGTTTTGAGTTGGACGAACGGGGAATACCAAGGCATGACTATGACATTGTGGATGCCGATGGAAACAAAATAGGCATCGTAACCTCTGGAACCATGTCACCTTCTTTAGGAAAAGGTATCGGATTGGGGTACGTCCCGACCGAGTTTTCAGCAATCGGAGGTAAAATCCATATACAGATTCGAAAAAATTCGGTGCCAGCCACAGTAGTGAAACTTCCTTTTTACAAGGGTTAA
- a CDS encoding glutaminase: MPDFKNILHTIYEETKQLSDTGRVATYIPELASISPNKFGICLLDIEKESYQIGDFDERFSVQSISKVLTLAMVMGLIGEKIWDRVDVEPSGDPFNHLSLLEQENGIPRNPLINAGAIVVADILVSELKNPKKEFLDFVHKISGDTTIRYDEKVAQSEKATGFKNYAAANLLKSYGNLKNDVIEVLDFYFCQCSLSMSCTQLCHTFYLFINRGRCMQNFDFLTVSQVKRINALMLTCGFYDEAGEFAFEVGLPGKSGVGGGIVALLPKRFCVTVWSPGLNPKGNSSRGMAALERLTTLSDLSIF, translated from the coding sequence ATGCCAGATTTCAAAAATATATTACATACCATTTACGAAGAGACAAAGCAGTTGTCCGATACTGGAAGGGTTGCCACCTATATTCCCGAATTGGCCTCCATCAGTCCGAATAAATTTGGGATTTGCCTGCTGGACATAGAAAAAGAATCATATCAAATCGGAGATTTTGACGAGCGTTTTTCCGTGCAAAGTATCTCCAAGGTACTCACATTGGCCATGGTCATGGGTCTCATTGGTGAGAAAATATGGGACCGTGTGGACGTTGAACCTTCTGGAGATCCATTCAACCATCTTTCCCTTCTGGAGCAAGAAAATGGCATACCAAGAAATCCTTTGATAAATGCCGGGGCAATTGTAGTAGCGGATATTTTGGTGAGTGAACTCAAGAACCCCAAAAAGGAATTTTTGGATTTTGTACATAAAATTAGTGGTGACACCACCATTAGGTATGATGAGAAAGTGGCCCAATCAGAAAAGGCAACCGGGTTCAAGAATTATGCTGCAGCCAATTTGCTAAAGTCCTATGGCAATCTTAAAAATGATGTCATCGAGGTGCTGGATTTCTACTTTTGCCAGTGTTCCCTATCCATGTCCTGTACCCAGCTTTGCCATACTTTTTACCTATTCATCAATAGAGGAAGGTGTATGCAAAATTTTGATTTTTTGACCGTTAGCCAAGTAAAACGAATCAACGCTTTAATGCTTACGTGTGGCTTTTATGATGAGGCGGGTGAATTTGCCTTTGAAGTGGGGCTTCCGGGAAAAAGTGGTGTAGGCGGTGGTATCGTGGCATTGTTGCCAAAAAGATTCTGCGTGACCGTCTGGTCTCCAGGCCTGAATCCAAAAGGAAACTCCTCTAGGGGCATGGCCGCATTGGAGCGACTGACCACATTATCGGATTTATCAATTTTTTAG
- a CDS encoding aminopeptidase P family protein: protein MTMKLSMLWIAILSIVTVTAQNLPQDYLSSEFHKDRREKVRELMSRNSVLVFFANAERNRANDVDYIYHQDPNFYYLTGYKEPNAVLLIFSDMQTDAAGHEYNEMIYVQERNAKEEQWTGKRLGVEGVREQLGFDKVFNGSDFANVPIDFKSFNTVSFFDFENDYRDKRGEADLFDLIKTFKLKANYPSDYDPMKQNLYAMIQSVTPENAENVVKSVRRYLDFYENLKGDEFLTDFVNATDESKRLEVKEKVNLVLASNNLDSRMISEIMATLRETKTPEEMKLLKKAIEISAVGQIEVMKAMHPNMSETEIQGVHEYVYKKYGAEYEGYPSIVGGGNNGCILHYIENNKMEVGNDLILMDLGAEYHGYTADVTRTIPANGKFTLEQKTIYDIVYEAQEAGIKASVVGAEFQAPGKAALKVVEDGLITLGIIEEASEARTYFPHGTSHYLGLDVHDQGTYRPFQANTVITVEPGIYIPEGSDCDEKWWGIAVRIEDDILITDEGPINLSAMAPRTTEAIEGMMKQPSPLDDFQLPKLD, encoded by the coding sequence ATGACTATGAAATTATCTATGCTGTGGATTGCCATCCTTTCTATAGTAACGGTAACCGCTCAAAACCTTCCGCAAGACTATTTGTCATCAGAATTTCATAAAGATAGAAGGGAGAAAGTCCGTGAATTAATGTCCCGAAACAGTGTTCTGGTCTTTTTTGCCAATGCGGAACGCAACAGGGCCAATGACGTGGATTATATCTACCATCAAGATCCTAATTTTTATTATCTCACCGGATATAAGGAACCCAATGCCGTGCTGCTTATTTTCTCCGATATGCAAACCGATGCCGCTGGACATGAATATAATGAAATGATCTATGTACAGGAGCGAAATGCCAAGGAAGAGCAATGGACCGGAAAGCGTTTGGGAGTGGAAGGGGTACGGGAGCAACTTGGCTTTGATAAGGTTTTTAATGGCAGTGATTTCGCCAATGTTCCCATCGATTTCAAATCCTTTAATACCGTTTCCTTTTTTGATTTTGAGAATGATTACAGGGACAAAAGGGGAGAGGCCGATTTGTTCGATCTTATCAAAACGTTTAAACTAAAGGCCAATTATCCATCGGACTATGACCCCATGAAGCAGAATCTGTATGCCATGATTCAATCTGTCACACCTGAGAATGCTGAAAATGTGGTAAAGAGTGTACGGCGATATCTCGATTTTTATGAAAATCTCAAAGGGGATGAATTCTTGACGGACTTTGTGAATGCCACCGATGAATCAAAGAGGCTGGAAGTAAAGGAAAAGGTAAATTTAGTGTTGGCTTCCAACAATTTGGACTCCAGAATGATTTCAGAAATAATGGCCACGCTCAGGGAAACGAAGACCCCGGAGGAGATGAAATTGTTGAAAAAGGCCATTGAAATCTCCGCAGTGGGTCAAATAGAAGTGATGAAAGCGATGCATCCCAACATGTCCGAAACGGAGATACAAGGTGTCCATGAATACGTTTATAAAAAATATGGGGCGGAATATGAGGGTTATCCATCCATAGTAGGGGGTGGCAATAACGGATGTATTTTACACTATATTGAAAATAATAAAATGGAGGTGGGCAATGATCTGATCCTAATGGATTTGGGAGCGGAATATCATGGCTATACGGCCGATGTTACCCGTACCATTCCCGCCAATGGAAAATTCACTCTTGAGCAAAAGACCATTTACGATATTGTATATGAGGCCCAGGAGGCAGGGATAAAGGCCAGTGTGGTGGGCGCCGAATTCCAGGCTCCCGGAAAAGCAGCCTTAAAGGTCGTGGAGGATGGATTGATTACCTTGGGGATTATCGAGGAAGCAAGTGAGGCGAGGACCTATTTTCCGCATGGTACATCCCACTATTTAGGTTTGGATGTGCATGACCAAGGTACTTACCGTCCGTTTCAAGCCAATACAGTCATTACTGTGGAGCCCGGTATTTATATCCCAGAGGGCAGCGATTGCGATGAAAAGTGGTGGGGGATTGCTGTACGTATCGAGGACGACATCCTTATTACCGATGAGGGTCCCATAAACCTATCGGCTATGGCACCCCGGACGACGGAAGCCATCGAGGGAATGATGAAACAGCCCAGTCCGTTGGATGATTTTCAACTGCCAAAGCTGGATTAA